The Amycolatopsis sp. DG1A-15b genome window below encodes:
- a CDS encoding SDR family oxidoreductase, whose product MATFLVTGATGLIGRHFTRLLLSRPDDDRVALVVRASSRAKLAALVDQWPHSDRVTLITGDLGEPLLGVSEADRAELRGSVDHIVHLAALYDLTADDEASIKANVDGTRAVVDLAADLRAGCLHHVSSVAVAGDHEGVFTEEMFDAGQRLVTPYHRTKFEAEKIVREQDEVPWRVYRPAVVVGHSETGEMDKIDGPYYLFPAINRLSGLPDVLPIVGPDLGDTNIVPVDYVAKALLELVVKPGLDGHAFHLVNPEPQPVVSVYNAFARAAGAPTITVQLGEGISKRIVGLVKLTEHIPGVTIARDAVMERFGIPPVLLDTMAFPSVFSSAETRKALAGTVEVPRLEEYAPTLWRYWREHLDPFRARKHGPRGELDGRRVIITGASSGIGRATALKVAAAGGVPLLVARRQHELEEVRDEIVAAGGTASVYPADLTDEDSVRKAVDAMLAEHGRIDMLVNNAGRSIRRSIKLSYDRMHDYERAMAINYFGAVRLILAVLPHMSERKFGHIVNVSSIGVQGIAPRFSAYAASKAALDYFSRIAATETHGDGITFTTIHMPLVRTPMIRPTKIYDAFPTKSPEQAADMVMTALVERPKHIGTPAGQAIGLAYTLTPGLTDAIAYQGFRIFPDSTAAGGSGELKIGRGEKHLSRAAMALARLSRGFHW is encoded by the coding sequence ATGGCGACGTTCTTGGTGACCGGCGCGACCGGACTGATCGGGCGTCACTTCACCCGGCTGCTGCTCTCCCGCCCCGACGACGACCGCGTCGCCCTCGTGGTGCGCGCGTCCTCGCGGGCCAAGCTGGCCGCGCTGGTCGACCAGTGGCCGCACTCCGACCGCGTCACGCTGATCACCGGCGACCTCGGCGAGCCGCTGCTCGGCGTGTCCGAAGCCGACCGCGCCGAGCTGCGCGGGAGCGTCGACCACATCGTCCACCTCGCCGCGCTCTACGACCTCACCGCCGACGACGAAGCCAGCATCAAGGCCAATGTGGACGGCACGCGGGCCGTCGTCGACCTCGCCGCGGACCTTCGCGCCGGCTGCCTGCACCACGTGTCGTCGGTCGCCGTCGCGGGCGACCACGAAGGCGTCTTCACCGAGGAGATGTTCGACGCCGGGCAGCGGCTGGTCACGCCGTACCACCGGACCAAGTTCGAAGCCGAGAAGATCGTCCGCGAGCAGGACGAGGTGCCGTGGCGGGTGTACCGGCCCGCCGTCGTCGTCGGGCACTCCGAGACCGGCGAAATGGACAAGATCGACGGCCCGTACTACCTCTTCCCCGCGATCAACCGGCTGTCCGGGCTGCCCGACGTGCTCCCGATCGTCGGGCCCGACCTCGGCGACACCAACATCGTGCCGGTCGACTACGTCGCCAAGGCGCTGCTGGAGCTGGTGGTCAAGCCCGGTCTCGACGGGCACGCCTTCCACCTGGTCAACCCCGAGCCGCAGCCGGTCGTTTCGGTCTACAACGCCTTCGCGCGGGCCGCGGGCGCGCCGACGATCACCGTGCAGCTGGGCGAAGGGATCTCGAAGCGGATCGTCGGGCTCGTCAAGCTGACCGAGCACATCCCCGGCGTCACCATCGCCCGCGACGCCGTGATGGAGCGGTTCGGCATCCCGCCGGTGCTGCTGGACACGATGGCGTTCCCGTCGGTGTTCTCCTCGGCCGAGACGCGCAAGGCGCTGGCCGGCACCGTGGAGGTCCCGCGGCTGGAGGAGTACGCGCCGACGCTGTGGCGCTACTGGCGCGAGCACCTCGACCCCTTCCGCGCGCGCAAGCACGGCCCCCGCGGCGAGCTCGACGGCCGCCGCGTGATCATCACCGGCGCGTCCTCGGGCATCGGCCGCGCGACCGCGTTGAAGGTGGCGGCCGCCGGCGGTGTCCCGCTGCTCGTCGCGCGCCGCCAGCACGAGCTGGAAGAGGTCCGCGACGAGATCGTCGCCGCCGGCGGCACGGCGTCGGTGTACCCGGCCGACCTGACCGACGAGGACTCGGTGCGCAAGGCCGTCGACGCGATGCTGGCCGAGCACGGCCGGATCGACATGCTGGTGAACAACGCCGGCCGCTCGATCCGCCGGTCGATCAAGCTGTCCTACGACCGGATGCACGACTACGAGCGCGCCATGGCCATCAACTACTTCGGCGCGGTCCGGCTGATCCTCGCGGTGCTGCCGCACATGTCGGAGCGGAAGTTCGGGCACATCGTGAACGTCTCGTCGATCGGCGTGCAGGGCATCGCGCCGCGCTTCTCGGCGTACGCGGCGTCGAAGGCGGCGCTGGACTACTTCTCGCGGATCGCGGCGACCGAGACGCACGGCGACGGGATCACGTTCACCACCATCCACATGCCGCTGGTGCGCACGCCGATGATCCGCCCGACGAAGATCTACGACGCGTTCCCGACGAAGTCGCCGGAACAGGCCGCGGACATGGTGATGACGGCGCTCGTCGAGCGGCCCAAGCACATCGGCACCCCGGCCGGGCAGGCGATCGGGCTGGCCTACACGCTCACGCCGGGGCTCACCGACGCGATCGCGTACCAGGGTTTCCGCATCTTCCCGGATTCGACCGCGGCGGGCGGTTCGGGCGAACTCAAGATCGGACGTGGCGAGAAACACCTCTCGCGCGCGGCGATGGCGCTGGCCCGGCTTTCGCGCGGCTTCCACTGGTGA
- a CDS encoding WXG100 family type VII secretion target gives MPTEDMQRAAASFASALEGARSRLRDVNSEMAMVQASWRGEASVRFGQAMSDWEQEFDVILSRLAELLEATGGPMPRPRLP, from the coding sequence ATGCCGACCGAAGACATGCAGCGGGCCGCCGCCAGCTTCGCGTCCGCCCTCGAAGGCGCCCGTTCCCGCCTGCGCGACGTCAACAGCGAGATGGCGATGGTGCAGGCGTCCTGGCGCGGTGAGGCATCGGTGCGGTTCGGCCAGGCGATGAGCGACTGGGAGCAGGAGTTCGACGTGATCCTGTCGCGGCTGGCGGAGCTGCTGGAGGCGACCGGCGGCCCGATGCCGCGGCCGCGCCTGCCGTGA
- a CDS encoding class F sortase, with the protein MANHDGGWRGDDWFVDEWHRGIGWAAGSDEPPGGHPDPPGRKPGRGRLLAGFALGAATVLAVQFGSTVVAAPPVAVVSGTALPAAGAAGAAAAVPSPSPTASAPATPAAPAAQTPQTPSSAAPPPSPPPQRPGTVRLPGGGTATLVRQNLGPGGELPVPADLGQAAWWGASLDAAGGASVFAGHVNWRGATGPFAELWTARIGTEVTIVDSVGKTWRYRISQLVTVHKNDLPARADYLFGPSGPHRVVLVTCGGRWVGGSDGYEENRVVIADPA; encoded by the coding sequence GTGGCGAACCACGACGGCGGCTGGCGGGGCGACGACTGGTTCGTCGACGAATGGCACCGGGGCATCGGCTGGGCGGCCGGGAGTGACGAGCCGCCCGGCGGTCACCCGGATCCGCCCGGCCGGAAGCCCGGCCGGGGCCGGCTACTCGCCGGCTTCGCACTCGGCGCGGCGACGGTGCTCGCCGTGCAGTTCGGCTCCACCGTGGTCGCCGCGCCGCCGGTGGCCGTCGTGAGCGGCACCGCGCTGCCCGCCGCGGGCGCGGCGGGAGCCGCGGCCGCGGTGCCGTCCCCATCCCCGACGGCCTCCGCGCCCGCGACTCCGGCCGCGCCGGCCGCACAGACACCGCAGACGCCGTCGTCGGCCGCGCCACCGCCGTCCCCGCCGCCGCAGCGGCCGGGCACCGTGCGGCTGCCCGGCGGCGGGACGGCGACGCTGGTGCGCCAGAACCTCGGCCCCGGCGGGGAGCTGCCGGTGCCCGCGGACCTCGGGCAGGCGGCCTGGTGGGGTGCGTCACTCGACGCGGCGGGCGGGGCGAGCGTGTTCGCCGGCCACGTGAACTGGCGGGGCGCGACCGGGCCGTTCGCCGAGCTGTGGACCGCCCGGATCGGCACCGAAGTGACCATTGTGGACAGTGTGGGCAAGACGTGGCGGTACCGGATCTCGCAGCTGGTCACCGTGCACAAGAACGACCTGCCGGCGCGCGCCGACTACCTGTTCGGCCCGTCCGGCCCGCACCGCGTGGTGCTGGTGACGTGCGGCGGCCGCTGGGTCGGCGGATCGGACGGCTACGAGGAGAACCGCGTCGTCATCGCGGACCCAGCCTAA
- a CDS encoding cell division protein DivIVA — MVPERDPAATALNGLLPLRREYTQAWHGFDRNEVRQYLDHIEAQLRRVLSERDAATAQAAAATREVESVRQQVAVLEARVEELKKPPERLEDLDERMQRTVTLAQARADEIIKRAEVAAEKTWASSTEASTKLRERYTRLVEELDKQADLLHTEHESALAETRAEVQRLTVEAAQRRELLDNEAERKRRKLEREFEASQAAQKAALEKHVADQRTASKNQAERRLAEATAEAKRRLDEATAEAKRRLDEATTQAAQRTTVANRKVERLAEIREQARKSLAMAEDILNRSETQLATLPEEAVIPQASRLVGGDSESATTPAAPVVPVVQPAVPKSAAPKPAPKPAAVPKPAPQAAKPANSNGPATKPANGNGAKPLSPTGSKPGS, encoded by the coding sequence ATGGTTCCTGAGCGCGACCCCGCCGCAACCGCCCTCAACGGCCTCCTTCCCCTCCGTCGTGAATACACCCAGGCCTGGCACGGCTTCGACCGCAACGAGGTCCGGCAGTACCTCGACCACATCGAGGCCCAGCTGCGCCGGGTGCTCAGCGAACGCGACGCCGCGACGGCGCAGGCCGCCGCCGCGACCCGCGAGGTCGAGTCCGTCCGGCAGCAGGTCGCGGTGCTGGAAGCCCGCGTCGAGGAGCTGAAGAAGCCGCCGGAGCGGCTCGAGGACCTCGACGAGCGGATGCAGCGCACGGTGACGCTCGCGCAGGCGCGCGCCGACGAGATCATCAAGCGTGCCGAGGTGGCCGCGGAGAAGACGTGGGCCTCCTCGACGGAGGCGTCGACGAAGCTGCGCGAGCGCTACACGAGGCTGGTCGAGGAGCTGGACAAGCAGGCCGACCTGCTGCACACGGAGCACGAGAGCGCGCTGGCGGAGACGCGCGCCGAGGTTCAGCGGCTGACGGTCGAGGCGGCCCAGCGGCGCGAGCTGCTGGACAACGAGGCCGAGCGGAAGCGCCGGAAGCTCGAGCGCGAGTTCGAGGCGTCCCAGGCGGCCCAGAAGGCGGCGCTGGAGAAGCACGTCGCCGACCAGCGCACGGCGAGCAAGAACCAGGCGGAGCGCCGGCTCGCGGAGGCGACGGCGGAGGCGAAGCGACGGCTCGACGAAGCGACCGCCGAGGCCAAGCGGCGGCTCGACGAGGCGACCACGCAGGCGGCCCAGCGGACGACGGTGGCGAACCGGAAGGTCGAGCGGCTGGCGGAGATCCGCGAGCAGGCGCGCAAGAGCCTGGCGATGGCGGAGGACATCCTCAACCGGAGCGAGACGCAGCTGGCGACGCTGCCGGAGGAGGCCGTGATCCCGCAGGCGTCAAGGCTGGTCGGTGGCGACTCGGAGTCGGCGACCACACCGGCGGCGCCGGTCGTTCCGGTGGTGCAGCCGGCCGTTCCGAAGTCGGCGGCGCCGAAGCCGGCCCCCAAGCCGGCCGCGGTCCCGAAGCCGGCACCGCAGGCGGCCAAGCCGGCGAACTCGAACGGCCCGGCGACCAAGCCGGCGAACGGCAACGGCGCGAAGCCGCTCTCGCCGACGGGCAGCAAGCCGGGCTCCTGA
- a CDS encoding response regulator transcription factor, with the protein MKPVEVSVLASDPITHAGAVSLLDNHPDVRLTDLVPDVLLVMEDHVTETVLGEIRAAKASHVVLVVEHFRESDLMAALECGVVAILPRRETGGAELVTAVLAAGDGTANLPPRLQGALLAQVQRMRKDVLEPNGLTLSGLAARECDVLRLVAEGFGTEEIAAKLCYSERTVKNVLYGLMTRCGLNNRAHAVAYALRAGAI; encoded by the coding sequence ATGAAGCCCGTCGAAGTGAGCGTCCTCGCCTCGGACCCGATCACGCACGCCGGCGCGGTGAGCCTGCTGGACAACCATCCCGACGTCCGGCTGACCGACCTCGTGCCGGACGTGTTGCTGGTGATGGAGGACCACGTCACCGAGACCGTGCTCGGCGAGATCCGGGCGGCCAAGGCGTCCCACGTCGTGCTGGTCGTCGAGCACTTCCGCGAAAGCGACCTGATGGCGGCGCTGGAATGCGGCGTGGTGGCGATCCTGCCGCGCCGCGAGACGGGCGGCGCCGAGCTGGTCACGGCGGTGCTCGCCGCGGGCGACGGCACGGCCAACCTGCCGCCGCGGCTGCAGGGCGCGCTGCTCGCGCAGGTGCAGCGGATGCGCAAGGACGTCCTGGAGCCGAACGGGCTCACGCTCTCGGGGCTGGCGGCGCGTGAGTGCGACGTGCTGCGGCTGGTCGCCGAGGGCTTCGGGACCGAGGAGATCGCGGCGAAGCTGTGCTACTCGGAGCGGACCGTGAAGAACGTGCTGTACGGCCTGATGACGCGCTGCGGCCTGAACAACCGCGCGCACGCCGTCGCCTACGCGCTGCGGGCCGGCGCAATCTGA
- a CDS encoding amidase family protein, translated as MALTAVEIAASVRAGKLDPVRVTEETLDRIAAADGVIGSFRRVRAEEALKEAAEVAARPDLASLPLAGVPVAVKDVTEVAGEYASHGSPAGSSARAGADGVIVARLRAAGAVIVGLTRVPELCIWPMSDTPDGIARNPWDPTYAAGGSSGGSAAAVAAGLVPLAHGTDGMGSVRLPAAMCGLVGLKPGADLLAEGGWFGMSVHGPLATTVADTALLLSVLASAPELASVPSPSPVRIGVSTTVPLLRTPVPKELVAAVSTAAAHLAAAGHAIAPAAPRYPATMVLGMTARWLAGPAVQARAFDVARLQRRTRAHIRAGRLVERAGLLRESTRDRWVSRAEEFFASHEVLLTPTLSHWPVKAGRWHERGWLANVLPSTRLAGFTGQWNFAGYPAITVPAGRSAVSGLPTSVQLVARPGGESLLLGLAAQLEAANPWSRTARN; from the coding sequence ATGGCGCTCACGGCAGTGGAGATCGCGGCCTCCGTCCGGGCCGGGAAGCTCGATCCGGTGCGGGTCACCGAGGAGACCCTCGACCGCATCGCCGCGGCGGACGGCGTCATCGGCTCCTTCCGGCGGGTACGCGCGGAGGAGGCGCTGAAGGAAGCCGCGGAGGTCGCCGCGCGGCCCGATCTCGCGTCGCTGCCGCTGGCCGGGGTGCCGGTCGCCGTCAAGGACGTCACGGAGGTGGCCGGCGAGTACGCGTCGCACGGCTCGCCGGCGGGATCGTCCGCGCGGGCCGGCGCGGACGGCGTGATCGTGGCGCGGCTGCGCGCGGCGGGCGCGGTGATCGTGGGGCTGACGCGGGTGCCGGAGCTGTGCATCTGGCCGATGAGCGACACCCCGGACGGCATCGCCCGCAACCCCTGGGACCCGACGTATGCCGCGGGCGGATCGTCGGGCGGCAGCGCGGCGGCGGTGGCGGCCGGCCTGGTCCCGCTGGCCCACGGTACGGACGGCATGGGCTCGGTCCGCCTCCCGGCGGCGATGTGCGGCCTGGTGGGGTTGAAGCCGGGCGCGGACCTGCTGGCCGAGGGCGGCTGGTTCGGCATGTCGGTGCACGGCCCCCTGGCCACGACGGTCGCCGACACGGCGTTGCTGCTTTCGGTGCTGGCTTCCGCTCCCGAGCTGGCTTCGGTGCCTTCGCCGTCTCCGGTCCGCATCGGCGTGTCGACGACGGTGCCGCTGCTGCGCACCCCGGTCCCGAAGGAGCTGGTGGCGGCGGTCTCCACGGCGGCGGCCCACCTGGCGGCGGCCGGTCACGCGATCGCCCCGGCGGCACCGCGCTACCCGGCGACGATGGTCCTGGGCATGACGGCCCGCTGGCTCGCGGGTCCGGCGGTCCAGGCGCGCGCCTTCGACGTGGCGCGGTTGCAGCGCCGGACCCGGGCCCACATCCGCGCGGGCCGGCTGGTCGAGCGGGCGGGACTCCTCCGGGAAAGCACGCGTGACCGGTGGGTTTCCCGGGCGGAGGAGTTCTTCGCGTCGCACGAGGTGCTGCTGACGCCGACGCTGTCGCACTGGCCGGTGAAGGCGGGACGCTGGCACGAGCGCGGCTGGCTGGCGAACGTGCTGCCGTCGACGCGGCTGGCGGGTTTCACGGGCCAGTGGAACTTCGCGGGCTACCCGGCGATCACGGTCCCGGCGGGCCGGTCGGCGGTGTCGGGGCTGCCGACTTCGGTGCAGCTGGTGGCGCGGCCGGGAGGGGAGTCGCTGCTGCTGGGCTTGGCGGCCCAGCTGGAAGCGGCGAACCCCTGGTCCCGGACAGCGCGCAACTGA